A window of the Bacillus sp. A301a_S52 genome harbors these coding sequences:
- a CDS encoding ABC transporter permease: protein MTNLVKNKLFGLVIPLIAIGFGFLAGAVIMLVSGNNPIDGYVALFQGVFGDAYYFGETLQRMTPLIFSGLAVAFAFRTGLLNIGVEGQLIVGWFTSVFVGITVEAPMAIHLPLSLLAGALAGALWGFIPGLLKARFQVHEVIVTIMMNYIAMHVVNHFIRNFMLESGQRTAFIHNSASLSSDFLAEFTNFSRLHWGFLIAIGACVLMWFLLWKTKKGFELRSVGYNQHASSYAGMNVNLNIILSMSVSGAFAGVGGAMLGLGTYNYANILPSFTNYGFDGIAVALLGASSSVGIFLSAFLFGGLKEGANNMQGQAGVAPELVEIIIALIIFFVASSYLIRWIYTRLQSSKKEGK from the coding sequence ATGACAAATTTAGTAAAAAATAAATTATTTGGACTAGTAATCCCGCTTATAGCCATTGGATTTGGTTTTCTGGCAGGGGCTGTCATTATGCTCGTTAGTGGTAACAATCCAATCGATGGTTACGTAGCTCTTTTCCAAGGTGTCTTCGGAGATGCTTATTACTTTGGAGAGACATTGCAGCGAATGACCCCGCTTATTTTTTCCGGACTGGCAGTTGCCTTTGCTTTTAGAACAGGTTTGTTAAATATCGGGGTAGAAGGCCAGTTGATTGTAGGTTGGTTTACGTCAGTATTTGTTGGAATAACGGTAGAGGCTCCTATGGCTATTCATCTTCCACTTTCTCTATTGGCCGGTGCTCTTGCTGGAGCACTGTGGGGATTTATCCCTGGTCTTTTAAAAGCCCGTTTTCAAGTGCACGAAGTTATCGTGACGATTATGATGAACTATATTGCCATGCATGTTGTAAACCATTTTATAAGGAATTTTATGCTGGAGTCTGGTCAAAGAACAGCTTTTATTCATAACTCTGCTTCTCTTTCTTCAGACTTTTTAGCTGAATTTACAAATTTTTCACGTTTACATTGGGGCTTTCTTATCGCTATAGGTGCATGTGTTCTGATGTGGTTTTTACTTTGGAAGACAAAGAAAGGCTTTGAACTTCGCTCTGTAGGATACAATCAACATGCCTCCTCTTATGCAGGGATGAATGTGAATTTAAATATCATCTTATCAATGTCTGTATCAGGCGCATTCGCTGGAGTTGGTGGAGCGATGCTTGGTTTAGGGACATACAATTATGCTAATATACTGCCTTCATTTACGAATTATGGATTTGATGGCATTGCAGTAGCGTTGTTAGGTGCTAGCTCTTCAGTCGGTATCTTTCTTTCGGCCTTCCTTTTTGGTGGCTTAAAAGAAGGGGCGAATAATATGCAAGGGCAGGCTGGTGTTGCACCAGAGCTTGTTGAGATCATTATTGCCCTCATCATTTTCTTTGTAGCCTCAAGTTATTTAATTCGTTGGATCTATACTCGATTGCAAAGCAGCAAGAAGGAGGGGAAATAA
- a CDS encoding ABC transporter permease codes for MDQFLLILYTIVPAALIAATPLLLTALGGLFSERSGIVNIGLEGLMVMGAFAGIVGTLYFESVGLGAASPWLGIVVAIVLGAIFSLFHAVASITLKADQIVSGVALNFLAVGLTVFIVREVFERGQTDTISARIFRTNVPLLSDIPIIGPMFFSRIFATTYIAFILAVIVWYVVFKTPFGLRLRSVGEHPMAADTMGIKVNRMRYIGVMLSGAFGGMGGAVYAITTAGNFAGGTIVGQGFMALAALIFGKWHPLGAMGAAIFFGFAQALSISAQQIPGLANVPQVYMLILPYVLTILALAGFVGKSEGPKALSQPYEKGSR; via the coding sequence ATGGATCAATTTTTATTAATCCTGTACACGATTGTACCAGCTGCGTTGATAGCAGCCACCCCTTTACTTCTAACAGCGCTCGGCGGGTTGTTTAGTGAACGATCAGGAATCGTCAACATCGGTCTTGAAGGCTTAATGGTTATGGGGGCATTTGCCGGCATTGTCGGTACTCTCTATTTTGAATCTGTCGGTTTAGGGGCGGCTTCACCATGGCTCGGTATTGTTGTCGCGATAGTTTTAGGTGCTATCTTTTCACTTTTCCATGCCGTGGCTTCTATTACATTAAAAGCAGATCAAATAGTGAGTGGTGTGGCGTTGAATTTTCTAGCTGTCGGGTTGACTGTCTTTATCGTAAGAGAAGTATTTGAACGAGGACAGACAGATACGATATCAGCTCGTATTTTTAGGACAAACGTTCCGTTATTGAGTGATATTCCAATCATTGGACCTATGTTCTTTTCAAGAATATTCGCTACAACATATATCGCTTTTATTCTGGCTGTGATCGTTTGGTACGTAGTATTTAAAACACCATTTGGATTAAGGCTCCGATCTGTTGGTGAGCATCCTATGGCTGCCGATACTATGGGGATTAAAGTGAATCGAATGCGTTACATTGGTGTCATGCTCAGTGGTGCTTTCGGTGGAATGGGTGGCGCTGTATACGCAATAACAACGGCAGGAAACTTTGCTGGTGGCACAATTGTCGGCCAAGGATTTATGGCATTAGCAGCACTTATCTTTGGTAAGTGGCATCCTCTAGGGGCTATGGGCGCAGCTATCTTTTTCGGTTTTGCTCAAGCTTTAAGTATATCTGCTCAACAAATACCGGGGCTGGCAAATGTACCACAAGTGTACATGCTCATATTACCTTACGTGTTAACTATTCTTGCCCTTGCAGGGTTTGTAGGTAAATCAGAAGGACCAAAAGCGTTGAGTCAGCCTTATGAAAAAGGCAGCAGATAA
- a CDS encoding chemotaxis protein CheC produces the protein MNVNHINAVCRAAKSIMSSHFGIDISPNKPTAGKGVIPSDDISVVLGVHGELSGQIICTLDIETAKKIVGTMMGGMTIEVIDDIGWSAIQEFGNWVAGSTATELSKENCIIDVTPPVVNDGPSTYRSTNTFISVPLDSSIGKIQVHISLSEMAS, from the coding sequence GTGAACGTTAATCACATCAATGCGGTATGCCGCGCTGCAAAATCAATTATGAGTAGTCATTTTGGCATAGATATTAGCCCTAATAAGCCAACAGCTGGGAAAGGTGTCATACCTTCAGATGACATTTCCGTCGTATTAGGGGTGCATGGCGAATTATCAGGTCAAATTATTTGTACACTTGACATTGAGACAGCTAAAAAGATAGTAGGAACGATGATGGGAGGTATGACTATTGAGGTTATTGATGATATTGGTTGGAGTGCAATTCAAGAATTTGGCAACTGGGTTGCCGGTTCAACTGCTACAGAATTGTCTAAGGAAAACTGTATTATCGACGTTACCCCTCCAGTTGTTAATGATGGTCCCTCAACATACCGATCAACAAATACGTTTATTAGTGTACCGCTGGACAGTTCAATTGGAAAAATACAAGTCCACATTTCATTATCAGAAATGGCAAGCTAA